AGCCCATCTACACGGCAGTTATGAGCCCCACCGCTCAGGGAAATGGCAATTGCGCCGCCCTGCGGATGCTGAACCCGGATTCCGGCATGGATTTCATCTTGCTGGGATTTCCGCTTTATTTTATGAAACCGGATGGGGTGCGTGGATTTCTTCAGTCCGCAGTTACCGAAATGCTGAACAACACATCGACTCAAGATGTTGCCACTCCGCCGCTTACTTCCTCGCTGGATGTTTTCCCCAATCCTTTCAGCTCTTCCATCCAAATCCAAGCCAAGACAATTTCGCCGGGAACATTGGAATTGAGTGTCTATAATCTGAAAGGACAGAAAATCCGGACTCTGTGCTCAGACACAAAAAATGCCGGCAGCCACAGCTTCAGTTTTGACGCCAAAGACTTTAGTGGCAAGGAATTATCTTCCGGAATCTATCTCGTGAGAATGATTTCAGGGGATAAGGTGCTCAGCAAAAAAATCAGCTTAATCAAAGGAAACTAAAAACTATAGCAGCCGTTTTGACGCACCGCTCTCCATATCGAAGTGGAAGAGCTGGACACCCGCTTCCTTCAGCAATTCCTCCGCCAGGGCATCAGGATATGTCTCGGCAATGTAAACCACTTTGATTTCAGCATTTATAATCATTTTTGCACAGATGCT
The window above is part of the Candidatus Cloacimonadota bacterium genome. Proteins encoded here:
- a CDS encoding cytidine deaminase, translating into SICAKMIINAEIKVVYIAETYPDALAEELLKEAGVQLFHFDMESGASKRLL